A section of the Gopherus evgoodei ecotype Sinaloan lineage unplaced genomic scaffold, rGopEvg1_v1.p scaffold_43_arrow_ctg1, whole genome shotgun sequence genome encodes:
- the LOC115642665 gene encoding zinc finger protein 3-like translates to MVSENKELNPQQEDAEEVEAHGGLSQGSQGNVSRRRVQGKACESQHRPERQQGNQPLEKVGKSINCQGIHQYSKEITAQQRIPVGERKNTCIECGKQFSEKSNLITHQTSHTRERPYECGKSFTQNSSLTKHQRIHTGERPYECSVGKSSL, encoded by the coding sequence ATGGTGAGTGAGAACAAGGAGCTGAATCCtcagcaggaagatgctgaggAAGTGGAAGCACACGGGGGATTATCACAAGGATCCCAAGGGAATGTGTCCAGGCGTCGTGTGCAGGGAAAAGCCTGTGAGagtcagcacaggccagagaggcagcagggaaaccAGCCCTTGGAGAAAGTGGGCAAATCCATTAATTGTCAGGGGATTCACCAGTACTCCAAGGAAATCACAGCCCAGCAGAGAATACCtgtaggagagagaaaaaacacatgCATTGAGTGCGGGAAACAGTTCAGTGAGAAATCAAACCTTATCACGCATCAGACAAGCCACACAAGAGAGAGACCCtacgagtgcgggaaaagcttcactcagaaCTCATCCCTTACTaaacatcagaggatccacacaggagagagaccgtATGAATGCAGTGTGGGGAAAAGTTCACTCTGA